The genomic interval ACGCGCTGGGGGTCTGCGTGGTCGGCGCGGAGGGGCACGAGGCAGACGACGTCCTCGGGACCTTGTCGACCCGTGACGCCGGACCGGTCGACGTCGTCACAGGTGACCGTGACCTCTTCCAGCTCGTGGACGACAGCCGAGGCGTGCGGGTCCTCTACACGGTCGAGAAGCTCAAGCCCTACGACGAGGCGGCCGTCACCGCGAAGTACGGCATCGCCGGCCGGTCCTACGCCGAGTTCGCCGTCCTGCGCGGTGATCCCAGCGACGGGCTGCCCGGTGTCAAGGGCGTGGGCGAGAAGACCGCTGCGGCGCTGGTCAACCGGTTCCACACGGTGGACGCGATCATCGAGGCCCTCGACGCCGGGTCCGACGACGGGTTCCCCGCGGGCACCCGCAACAAGCTCGAGGCCGCCCGGGACTACCTCGCCGTCGCCCCAGCGGTGAGCCGCACGGTGCGGGACCTCCCGATCCCTGACCTGGACGACGCGCTCCCCCGCACGCCGCGTGAGCCCGACCGGCTGCTGGCCCTGTCGGACCGCTGGGGCCTCGAGAGCTCGCTGGAGCGCTTCCTGCAGGCTTGCGAGGTCGCCCACAGCGCTTGACGCATCGCCCGATCCTGCCGATGGAGGAGTGAGCACGCCAGGAAGGTGGCAGACTCCTACTCATGGGTAACAACGCGCCCGGCTTCTCGGTCCGCACCCGCGCGGCCGACCTCGCCGACGCCACCGCGACCGAGGTCGACGTCCTCGTCGTCGGCATGGGCGCGACCGGTGCGGGCGTGGCCCTCGATGCGGCCAGCCGCGGCCTGCGGGTCGCCGTCGTCGACAAGGGCGACCTCGCGAGCGGCACCAGCAGCAAGAGCAGCAAGCTCGTCCACGGCGGCCTGCGCTACCTGGAGAACTACGAGTTCGGGCTCGTCCGCGAGGGCGTGCTCGAGCGGCAGCTGCTCATGCGGCTCGCCCCGCACCTCGTGCGACCGATGGACTTCCTCTACCCCGTGTGGCCCGACACGGCCAAGCGGCGGCTGCTGGGGCTGGGACTCACGACGTACGACGTGTTTGCGCTCGCCTCGCTCGGCGGCCGCATGGGCGAGGTCCGGCGGCACCAGCGGGTCAGTGCCGAGGAGGCCGTCGAGCTGGCGCCGGCACTGGCCGACAGCGGACTGGCCTACTCCTACCTCTACGGCGACTGCGGCACCGACGACGCCCGGCTGGTGCTCGCCGTCGTGCAGGCGGCTCGCCGGTTCGGTGCGCTCGTCGTGCCCTACGCCGAGGTCACCGACCTGCAGCAGACCGATGGGCGCGTCAGCGGGGCGACGGTCACCGACCGGCTCACGGGGACCGCACTGACCGTGCGCGCCCGCCATGTCGTCAACGCGACCGGCGTGTGGGTCGACCACCTGCAAGGGCTCGAGGAGCCCGGGCGCGCCCCGGTGGTCTCCCCGAGCAAGGGCGTGCACGTCGTCGTGCCGCGCGAGCGGCTGCCGCTGCTCAAGGCCTCGGTGCTGCTGCCGTCGAAGCAGGGCGACGGCAGGTCGATGTTCGCGATCCCGTGGGGGCGGCAGACGATCCTCGGCACGACCGACACCGCCTACGACGGCGACCTCGCCGACCTGTCGCTGACGGGCCAGGACCTCGACTACGTGCTCGCGGCCGGCAACGACGTGTTCCGCCGCGGGCTCACCAGCGACGACGTGCTCGGCGCGTGGGCCGGTGTCCGGCCCCTCATCCGCGAGGCGGGCTCGTCCTCGATGAGCGACGTCTCGCGCCGCCACACCCTCGTCGAGGGCAGCGCAGGACTGCTGACGATCACCGGCGGCAAGCTCACGACCTACCGGCGGATGGCCAAGGACGTCGTCGACCGCATCGTCGAGCGCGACGGCCGCAAGGCCCGCTGCCGCACCGACGAGATCCCGCTGTCGGGCACGCGTCCGCTCGAGGCCCTGCAGCAGGAGATCTCCACCGCCGCCGTCCCGCTCGGGCTCGACGACGACGTCGCCCGCACCCTGGTCCGCCAGGCCGGCGAGCGCGCCTCCGACGTGCTGTCGCTGGTCGCCGCCGACCCAGCGCTCGGCAAGCGGCTGTCGCCTTGGTCGGCCCACATCGCCGCCGAGGTCGTCCATGCCGCCCGCGCGGAGGGCGCCGTCACCCTCGACGACGTCTTCAGCCGCCGCACCCGGCTGTCACTGCGCTCCAAGGACGCCGCGCTGCCGGCCGCTCCCGAGGCCGCACGGCTGCTCGCCGCCGAGACCGGCCGCGACGATCGGTGGGCCGCCGCGCAGGTGGCTGCCTACGCCGATGCCGTCCGTCGCGAGCGCGGGGTCCTCGGCCTCCCCGACGCCGCGCAGCTCCCCGCCGTCGGCTGACAGTCCCCGCCCGCTGACCCTCCCCCGCCGCGGCGCCCTTCCCCGCTGATCTTCGCCTTCTTGCGGCTCGTCACGCTCACCGAATCGCAACAGGACGAAGATCGTCCGCAGGTGTAGGGGTACGGGCCGGGCGGGCGGGTGGCGGGCGGTCAGGTCACGGAGGTGTAGGCGACGACGCCGCGGCGGACCGCGGTGACCGCCTTGCGCGCACTGCCGCGCACCTCGGCCGGTGCGATGTCGGCGATCTGCCCGAGCAGGTCGAGCAGCTGCTTGCACCAGCGCACGAAGTCGCCCGCGGTCAGTTCGTCGCCGTCACCGAGGACGGTGTCGAGGCCCGCCCCGGAGGCCCAGGCGTACGCCGCCGCGGCGAACCCCGGGTCGGGCTCACGGAGCAGTTCGACCTTGTGGCGACCCTCGAGGTCGGCGAGCCGGGCCCAGAGCCGCGAGACCTCCGCGAGGGCGCCCTCGACGGCACCGCTCGGGACCCGCACCGCGCCGCCCTCGGGCCGGCGGGCGCTGTAGACGAGCGACGACACCACCGCGGCGAGCTCGGCCGGACCGAGGCCGTCCCAGGCGCCGGTGCGCAGGCACTCGACCACCAGCAGGTCGGTCTCGCTGTAGACCCGGGCGAGCTGTCGGCCGGCGTCGGTGACCTCGTCATCGGCGAGGTAGCCGAGCTCGGTCAGCACCGCGCAGACCCGGTCGAAGGTCCGGGCGATCGAGCCGGTCTTGCCGGCGACGCGGTGCTCGAGGGCGTCGGTGTCGTGGCGCAGCCGCACCCACCGCTCGGCCCACCGCATGTGGGCCTCGCGGTCGTCGCAGCCGTGCACCGGGTGCCGCCGCAGGGCGGCCCGCAGCGACTGCAGCTGGTCGTCGTCTCCGGGGTTGGACCGCCCGGCCCGCCCCGTGCGCGGGCCGCGCGAGTCGAGGCCGAGGTTGCGCAGCGAGGAGGCGAGGTCGCGCCGGACCTGCGGCTGGCGGTGGTCGACCCGCTTGGGCAGCCGCACCTGGGCGAGCGCCTCGACCGCGGACGGGAAGTCTGCGGGTGAGAGCCGGCCCGCCCAGCGGTCCTCGGTGACGACCAGCGGGTGCGCGTCGCCACCCATCGACAGGCCCGGGTCGAGCACCACGGCGAGCCCGGTGCGGCGCCCGTGCGGCACCCGGATCACGTCACCGGGCTTGAGGGCCTCGAGCGACTGCGCTGCCGCCGCCCGGCGCGACGCCGCGCCGGTGCGGGCGAGGTCGGTCTCGCGCCGCTTCACCGATGCGCGGAGCTCGGCGTACTCCTGGGTGTCACCGAGGTGGCAGGTCATCGCCTCGGTGTAGCCGGCCAGCGCCTCGAGGTTGCGCGAGACCTGGCGGGCGAGGCCGACGACGGAGCGGTCGGCCTGGAACTGCGCGAAGGAGCTCTCGAGCAGCGCCCGCGCGGGCTCGCGACCGACCGAGCCGACCAGGTTGCAGGCCATGTTGTAGGACGGGCGGAAGCTCGACCGCAACGGGTAGGTGCGGGTCGAGGCGAGGCCCGCGACCGCCTTCGGGTCGAGGCCCTGCTGCCACAGCACGACGGCGTGGCCCTCGACGTCGATGCCGCGGCGGCCGGCGCGGCCGGTGAGCTGGGTGTACTCCCCCGGGGTCACGTCGGCGTGGGTCTCGCCGTTCCACTTCACGAGCTTCTCGAGCACGACCGACCGGGCCGGCATGTTGATGCCGAGCGCGAGCGTCTCCGTGGCGAAGACCGCCTTGACGAGCCCCTGGACGAACAGTTCCTCGACGACCTCCTTGAAGGTCGGCAGCATCCCCGCGTGGTGCGCGGCCAGCCCGCGCTCGAGCCCCTCGAGCCAGTCCCAGTAGCCCAGGACGCGCAGGTCCTCGCGCGGGATGTCGGCCGTGCGCCGCTCGACGTGGCGGCGGACCGTCTCGCGCTCCTCGGCGGTGTTGAGCCGCAACCCGGAGCGCAGGCACTGCTCGACGGCCGCGGCGCAGCCGGCCCGGCTGAAGACGAAGGTGATCGCGGGCAGCAGCCCCTCGCGGTCGAGCCGCTCGATGACGTCGGGCCGCGACGCCTGGTGGCGCCGGGCAGGTCGTTCCCGGTCCCCGCTCCGCCCGCGGGGCAGGTAGCGCTCCTCGTCGCGCGCCAGCCGCACGAGCTCCGGGTTGACGTCGCGCTGGTCCTGGTCAACGAAGAGGTCGTAGAGGCGCGTGCCCACCAGGACGTGCTGCCACAGCGGCACCGGCCGGTGCTCCTCGACGACGATCGTGGTGTCGCCGCGCACCGTCACGAGCCACTCGCCGAACTCCTCGGCGTTGCTCACCGTCGCCGACAGCGAGACGACCGCCACCTCGTCGGGCAGGTGGATGATCACCTCTTCCCAGACCGCCCCGCGCTCGCGGTCGGCGAGGTAGTGGACCTCGTCCATGACGACGTGCGACAGCCCGCGCAGGGCGTCCGAGCCGGCGTAGAGCATGTTGCGCAGGACCTCGGTGGTCATGACGACCACGTCCGCGTCGCCGTTGACCGCGTTGTCGCCGGTGAGCAGGCCGACGCGGTCGGGCCCGTGGCGGTCGACGAGGTCGGCGTACTTCTGGTTGGACAGCGCCTTGATCGGCGTCGTGTAGAAGCACTTGCCGCCGCCGCGCAGGGCGAGGTGCACGGCGAACTCCCCGACCACCGTCTTGCCGGCGCCGGTGGGAGCCGCGACAAGCACGCCCTGACCCGCCTCGAGGGCCTGGCAGGCGGTGCGCTGGAAGGCGTCGAGCCCGAAGGGGTAGCCGACCTCGAACTCCGCGAGCGCGACACCGACCTGGGTCCTGCGGAACGCCGCGTAGCGCTCGGCGGGCGAGGGCTCGCTCATCCCACGACCCTACGTCGCTGGAGGTGTCCCGATCACGCGCAGCGCGCCGGGGACCACCGTTGTCGTGAGCGGCAGCCGACCGAGGGCCTCGCCGTCGGCGTAGACGCTCGCGTCCCCCTCGATGCGGACCTCGCGGGCCCGCCCGGTCCAGACCTCCGGCGCCGCGAGATGGCCGCCCCGGAAGACCGACGGGAACAGCCGCAGGAAGCGCCTGCGCGACATCTCCCCGATGACGACGACGTCGAGCAGGCCGTCGTCGAGCCGGGCGTCGGGGCAGACCCGCATGCCCCCGCCGTACGACGGGGCGTTGCCGACGGCGACGAGCATCGCGTCGACCTGGCGTGGCACCCCGTCGAGCACGAGCAGGAAGCGCTTCGGCCGGTAGCTCATGAGCTCCGCGACGACGGCCACGTCGTAGCGCCGACGGCCGCGGGGGAAGCGCATCCGGTTGGCGCGGTCGTTGGTCGCGGCATCGAAGCCGGTGCCGAGCACGCACGCCCACCACTGGTCGCCGCACCGCACCGCGTCGACCTGGCGCGCGGGTGCGGTCAGCAGCAGCTGGGCGCTGCGGGCGGGGTCGCCGAGCGGCAGTCCGAGGGCCCGCGCGAGGTCGTTGCCGGTGCCGGTCGGGACCAGCCCGAAGCCCGTGGGTGTCCCCGCGACGGCCTGCAGCGCCAGGTGGGCCATCCCGTCACCACCGACCGCGACGAGCGCCTCGGCGCCCTGCGCGACCGCCTCGCTGCACAGCCGCGCGGCATCGGGCCCGTCGTGGCCGACGACGCGGACGACGGAGGTGCCCGCGGCGCGCAGGTGCTGCTCGACGACGTCGGCCGCCCTGCCCGCGCGGCCCTTGCCGCTGGCCGGGTTGACGACCAGCGCGACCCGCCCGAGCCCGCTCGGAGCGCCGGTCAGAGCGCCGACACCTCGTCGTCGGCGAGCCCGCTGTAGTCCTCGCCGCTGCCGCGCCGGGCGCGCTCGCGCAGCCGCGCGATGACGATGCAGGCTTCGTAGAGCAGGTAGATCGGGATGGCCATGAAGCAGAACGTGAACGGGTCCTGCGACGGCGTGATGAGCGCGCTGCCCGTGAAGATCCCGAGGATCATCCCGCGGCGCCAGGCGCGCATCTTCGACGACGGGAAGACCCCGACGACGTTGAGGAACAGCACCAGCACCGGGAACTCGAAGGCCACTCCGAACGCGAGCAGGCACAGCGTGAGGAACGACAGGTAGCTCTGGATCGACAGCAGCGTGTTGATGTCGCCGCCACCGACCTCGAGCAGGAAGTCGAGCCCGCGGCTGACGGTGAGGTAGGCGAAGGTCGTCCCGACGAGGAAGAGCAGCAACGCGGCGGCGAGGAAGCCCGCGGCGTACTTCTTCTCCTTGCGGTGCAGCGCCGGGGTGATGAAAGCCCCGAGCTGGTAGAGCCACACCGGTGACGAGACGATCGCGCCGCCGATGAAGGCGACCCGCAGCCGGACCTTGAACTGGTCGAAGATCCCGAAGGCTGTGAGGTCGCAGTTCTCCGCGCCGGCGCGGGTGTCGCAGTAGGGCTGGCGCAGGAAGTCGTAGGCCGGCTCCCAGAAGACGAACACCACGACCACGCAGACCGCGAGCGCCGCGAGCGACTTGGCCGAGCGGTTGCGCAGCTCGACGAGGTGCTCGATCAGGCTCATCCGACCGTCACCGGACGACCCGAGCGTCTCCTCGGTGGACGGCGGCGCGGTGGGCGGCCCGGGTGGGCGGGGGGTGGCGGGTCGGCCCACCTACGGGTTGCTCTGGTCGGACTGGCGGTTCTTGTCCGCGATGACCGGCGGGAGGGAGGTGTCGGACTCCGACGTGCCGTCCTCGCGCAGGCCCTTCGTCTCGGCCTTGAAGATCCGCAGCGAGCGACCCAGCGAGCGCGACGCGTCCGGCAGCCTCTTCGCGCCGAACAGGACCATGACGACCACGGCGATGATGAGAATCTCGGTGGTGCCGAGGTTGGGCACGACGTACCTCCTGGTTGGGCCTGTCGCCAGCCTACGCCGGACCGTGGCTGTCGAGCGTCCTCACGGCGAACGCCGAGTGGACCGGCAGCGACCAGTCAGCGCCGGGTGGGCGGCTGCTGGACCTCGAGCCCGGCACTCGCGCGGTCGACGACCTCGCTGATGCGGCTCACCGAGCCGCCGAGCGCCTTCACGGCGCCCCAGAGCCGCCACGCCAGCGCCCCGAAGAGCACGAGCGTGACCAGGACGAGCAGGACTCCCGCGACCCAGACCACGGGTCGAGGCTACCGAGTGGGGCCTACGGGCTGACGGAGGCGCCGGCGAGGGACGCGATGAGGTCGGTCTCGCCGAGCTGCAGCGCGAAGTCGAGCAGGTCGTCGTAGGACAGCGTGGCGCCCGGGTGCGGCTCGAGGGCCTCGGCCGGGACGTCCCAGACCTGGGCGGGGACGCCACCGCTGACCAGCAGCGACACGACGTGGTCGTCGGCCGGCTTGCGGATCTCGTCGGCGCAGGTCGGGCAGTCGAAGCGGTAGTAGGAGAGCGGTGCGTGGCTGCAGACCATGAGCGCGACGTCCGCGGGGGTCAGCTCGACCTCGCCGCAGGTGGGGCAGCTCGCCTTGATGGTCGTCATCGCGGTCTCCTCGGGTGCCAGGTGTCGCGCCGGTGGTGCGGCACAAGCGGCATCGGCAGATCCGGCCGATCGCTTGACGACCATCCGCAGGGATGGCACGGAGTGACTACGACCCGGTCCAGGAGGTCCAGGTCGGGCGCAGGGCCGTTCGGCGCAGCAGCGAGGCTCAGGAGGAGTACGCCGCGAGCGCGGCCGCGGCGTCGGCGCGGACCTGCTCGGCGAGCGCGGCCGGCGCGACCACCCGACCGGTATCGCCCAGGCGCAGGGCAAGCCGCCGGACCCAGTGGTGGTCGGGCGTGCGCAGCCCGACGAGCAGCTCGCTGCCGACCTGCTCCACGGTCTCGCAGGGGTGGTAGTCGGCGACCCAGTGGGCACCCGGTCCGAGCGCCAACGTGACGAGGTCGTCGTCGGGGCCGGGCTGGAAGAGCCCCTGCGACAGGTCGCGGCTCTCCGCGTGGGGCGGGACGGCCGCGGCCTCGTCGAGGACCTCGACCCCGGCAATCCGGTCGAGTCGGAAGAGCCGGACGCCCTCGGCCAGCCGGCACCAGGCCTCGAGGTAGCTGCGGCCCTCGACGACCAGGCGCATCGGGTCCACCAGCCGGGTGGTGCGCTCGTCGCGCCCCGGGACGTCGTAGTCGAGGCGCACGAGGCGGCCGCGCTCGAGCGCGTCGGTGAGGGTGCTGAGCAGCACCGCCTCCGGCTCGACGACGACCTCGACGCGCTGGGCCTGCTCGGCGGCCGCGCCGGCGGCCTCCTCGACCTTGACCAGGGCGCGATCGACGGCGTCGCGGTCGGCGAGGCCGGGCGTCTCGGCGAGGGTGCGCAGCGCGACGACGAGCGCGAGGGCCTCGTCGACGGTGAGGCGCAGCGGCCGGTCGACGCCCTGCGCGTCGAGCAGCGTGACGGTGTCGCCCTCGAACTCGAGGTCGATGAGGTCACCGGGGCTGTGGCCCGGCAGCCCGCACAGCCACACCAGGTTGAGGTCGCGGCGCAGCCGCTCCTCGGTGATGCCGAAGTCGGCCGCGACGTCGGCGAGCCGGACGCCCTGGTGGGCCTGCAGGTAGGGCACGAGCGCGAGCAGCCTCGGCAGGTCCCCGAGCGCGCCGGTCACCGGGCACCCGCCAGTGCCGTGAGGCGGCGCACGACGGCCGCGCGAGCCTCGGGCGGGGCGAGCACGACCGCGTCGGCCCCGAAGCCGGTGACCCGGTCGGCGAAGCGCTCCGGGTCGGAGAAGCCGAGCTCGACGACGTCCCAGCCGTCGCCGTCGGGCGTGCTGGCGGTCGCCTCGCGGCGCAGCTCCCAGCCCGCGCCCGCGCGCAACCGGACGGTCGCGGTGGCCCGGGGCTCGTCTCCGGCGAGCCGGGCGACGATGGCCCGCAGGTCGACCGACGGTGCGACGACGGCACCCGCGGCGCCCTCGGGTCGCACCGCGCCCTCGATGCGTGACAGCCGGAAGACGCGCTCGGCCTCGCGGGCGCGGTCGTGGCCCACGAGGTACCACCGGCTGCGCCAGGACACGACGCCCCACGGCTCCACGACGCGCTCCTCGGCGGGCTGACCACCCGGGCGGCGGTAGTCGAAGCGGATCGCCTGCTGGTCGCGCACGGCCGACCAGCAGGCCTCGAAGGCGGGCTCGCTCGCCCCGACCCGCGGCTCCAGGGCGCCGCGGGCCTCGACGACGTCGACACCGGCCGCCCGCAGCTTCAGCAGCGCCGAGCCGGTCGCCGCAGCCTGCGGGGCCGACTGCCACAGGCGGGCGGCCAGCCCCAGCGCGGCCGCCTCGTCGGGCAGCAGCGTGATCGGCGGCAGCTCGTAGTCGCGCCGCGCGATGCGGTAGCCGGGCTCGTCGTCGTGGGCGTGGCTGTCGGTGCCGGTCTCCAAGGGGATCCCGAGCTCGCGCAGCTCCTCCTTGTCGCGCTCGAACATCCGCCGGAAGGACTCCTCGGAGCCCTGCTCGTAGCCCGGGACCGCGTCGCGGATCTGCTGGACCGACAGGTAGCGGCGGGTGTGGAGCAGGCAGATGACGAGGTTGAGGAGCCGCTCGGTCTTCTTCGCTGCCACGGCGGCGACGCTAGCCTGCCGGCGTGCCTGAGCGCGGGAGGGTCCGGTGATCGTCTGGCGGCGCGGGACCGTGGCCGCGACCGGCCGCTCCTGGCCGGGAGCGGTCGAGCTCGACGTGGACGTCGAGGGCCCGGCCCCGAGCGGCCGCCTGCGCGCGCTCGCCTACACCGACCTGGTCGGGACCCCAGCGCCCGGCGACGCGGTCCTGCTCAACGCGACGGCGCTCGGCCTGGGCCTCGGCACCGGCGGCTACGCCCTCGTCATCGCGGTCCCCGACCGGCTGCCGCCCGACCGCGAGGGCCCGGGCCACCTCGTCAAGGCCCGCTACACACCGCTGCAGACCGTCGTGCTCGGCACCGACGAGCAGGACTCCCCCGCCCACGCACTGCTCACCGACGACGGCCCGCTGCCCGGCACCCCGGTGGTCGTCGCCGACCTGCACTCCTCCCTGCCCGCGGTCGTCGCGGGGGTCCTGCACGACCGGCCCGGGACCCGGGTGGCCTACGTCATGACCGACGGCGGCACCCTGCCGCTTGCCTTCTCCCGCACCGTCGCGGCCCTGCGCCCGTCGCTCTGCGGCACCGTCACCGCCGGACAGGCCTACGGCGGCGACGGCGAGGCCGTCACGGTCCACAGCGCCCTGCTGGTCGCCGTGCGGGTGCTGCACGCCGAGGTCGTCGTGGTCACCCAGGGTCCCGGCAACCTCGGCACCGGCACCCCGTGGGGCTTCTCCGGGGTCGCGGCGGGCGAGGCTGTCAACGCCGCCGCGGCCGTCGGCGCCCGGCCGGTCGCGACGCTGCGGATGTCGCAGGCCGACCCGCGCGAGCGCCACCGCGGCGTGTCCCACCACTCGCTCACCGCCTACGGCCGGGTCGCCCTCTCCCCCGCCGACGTCGTCGTCCCGTCGTCGTGGGCGGCGCTGGTCGACCCGACCGCCTTCGCCCGCCACCGCGTCGTGACGGTCGACGACGACGGCCTGCTCGACGCCCTGCGGGCCGGCCCCGTCCCGCTGTCGTCCATGGGCCGCGGCCTCGACGACGACCCGGTGGCCTTCGTCGCGGCGGCGGCGGCCGGCCGGCACGCCGCAACCCTCCTGTGACGGTGTCCGGGCAGGTCGCCCCGGCGTACCGCCGTGCCGTGGCCCGCCGCTTCGTGCTCGTCATGTCGGTGTCGATGTTCGGCGCCAACACCCTCGGCGCGCTCGTCGTCTTCGTCTACCTCACCTTCGTGCTGCCCGATGCCATGAGCGCCGACCTCGAGCTCGTCAACAGCATCGTCGCGGCGTCCTACCTCGTCTTCTCGCTGGTCGTCGGGACGGTCGGCTCGGTGGTGCTGCAGCGGCGGATCCTGCGGTGGTTCCGCAAGGCGCACGTCCTCGACGACGAGGACAGGCGTACGACGCTGCGCCTCCCGGCGCGGTGCGTCCGTCTCTACGGCGTCCTGTGGGGCGTCGCGGTCGTCGTCTTCGTGTCCATCAACCTCGGAAACGACGTCAACCGGGCGCTCGACATCGCGTCCACCATCGGCTTCGGCGGACTGACCACCTGCGCGCTGGCCTACCTGCTGGCGGAGCGCGCCGTCCGCCCGCTCGTCGCCGAGGCGATGCGCGACCAGGTCGAGCCGCCACCGGTGGTCCTCGGCGTACGCCGTCGGATCCTGCTGTCGTGGGCGCTCGGCACCGCGGTGCCGGTGTCGGGGATCGTGATCGGTGTCCTCGACCCGGCCGACGACGGGGGTCTCGACCCTCCCGCGGTGCTCTTCCTCTGCGTGGTCGCCCTCGGGGTGGGACTGCTCGCGATGCTGGTCGCCGCGCGGTCGGTGAGCGACCCGGTCCAGTCGGTCACGCGGGCCCTGGCCGCCGTCGCCGCGGGCGACCTCAGCGTGCGGGTCGATGTCGACGACGTGAGCGAGGTCGGCCAGCTGCAGAGCGGCGTCAACGCCATGGTCCTCGGCCTGCAGGAGCGGGACCGGCTGCAGGACCTCTTCGGCAGGCAGGTGGGCCGCGACGTCGCCCGGCTGGCGCTGGAGCGGGGCGTCGACCTGCGCGGCGAGCGGCGCGAGGTCGCGGTGCTCTTCGTCGACGTCGTCGGCTCGACCGCCCTTGCCGCGCGCAGCGACCCGGAGGACGTCGTGAGCGCCCTCAACCTCTTCTTCGGTGTCGTCGTCGACGCGGTCCAGGCAGAGGGCGGCTGGGTCAACAAGTTCGAGGGCGACGCCGCGCTGTGCGTCTTCGGCGCGCCCGTCGGCCTCGACGACCCGTGGACGGCGGTGCTGCGGGCCGGCCGGGCGCTGGCCGCGCGGCTGGAGCCGCTGCCGCTGGAGGCCGCGGTGGGCATCAGCGGCGGCACCGTCGTCGCCGGCCACATCGGGGCCTCGTCGCGGTTCGAGTACACCGTCATCGGCGACCCGGTCAACGCCGCGGCCCGGCTCACCGAGCTCGCGAAGCAGGAGCCGGGTCGGATCCTGGCGGACGGTGCCGTCGTCGGGCGGGCCGAGGCAGGCGAGGCCGAGCGGTGGCTGCCCGGCGAGCGGGTCGTGCTGCGCGGCCGGACCGCGTCGACCGTCCTGCACGCTCCGCTGGACCCTCAGCACCAGGGCCCGTAGTCACGGCGGGCCACTGGACGACGCGCGCCCGGGTGGTCCCGCCGGACTCTGCTTGCGAGCGGGTAGGGGTGTGCCGATGGTCGTCGTGTGAGCCCTGACTCCTCGGCCGGTCCCGCGTTCAGCCGCGCGGCGCGGCAGGTCCTCGCTCACCTGCGAGAACAGCTCGACCTCGAGGTCGCCTTCGTGTCCCGCAAGGTCGGCGACACCTGGTTGCTGCTGCAGGTCGACGACGACGCGTTCGGCCTGACCGAGGGGCTGTCGATCCCCTGGAGCGACTCGCTGTGCAGCCGGGTGGCGTCGGGCGAGGCACCGACCGTCGCGCCCGACGTGTCCGCAGTGCCCGTCTACGCCACGGCCGCTGCCCACCTCGGGCTGTCCCTCGGCGCCATCGTCAGCGTGCCGATGCGCGACGACCACGGGGAGCTGCTGGGGACCCTCTGCGCCGGGAGCCCCCGGGCCCGTGGCCCGGAGCTCGCTGCCCAGGAGCGCCACGTGTCGCTGCTGGCCGCGCTGCTCGGCTCCCTGCTCTCCTCCGAGGTGGGCTCTCTTCGGGAGGACCGGCGGCTGCTGCTCTCCGCGGCGGCACCCGACCCCGTCACGAGTGCTCTCCCGCGCGCGGTCTGGGACCGCGCGCTCTCGGCGGAGGAGGCCCGCTGCGCGACCTACGGCCTGCCGTGCTCCTTGGTCGTCGTCGACCTGGCCGGCCTGTCCGAGGTCAACGCCACCCTGGGTCACGAGGCCGGAGACGCGGTGCTGCGTGCGGCGGCGCAGGTCCTGCGGGACAGCAGCCGCGCCGAGGACCTGCTCGCCCGCATCTCCGGTGACCAGCTCGGGCTGCTCCTCGTGGAGTGCGACCGGCCGCAGGCAGAGGCCCGCGTCCGTCAGCTGCGTGCTGCGCTCGACGCAGTGGGCGTCCGGGCTGCGGTGGGCAGCGCGACCAGGCGCGACGACCTGATGAGCGCCTGGCACCGCGCCGACGAGAAGGTCCGCGCGAGCAAGGGCGACCCGGCTGCACGGCTCCCGCTGGACGGGGCCGCCTGGGAGGTGCCGACGCACGACGACCCGGTCCTGTCGGAGCTGCTCGACCTCGCCCGCCGTCAGGTCGGTGCCGACATCGCCTTCCTCGGAGCCTTCACCCAGGGGGCTCGGGTGATGCGCGCGATCTCCTCCGAGCACCCGCTTCCGATCGGGCCCGGTGCGGTCGAGGACCTCGACGTCACGCTGTGCCAGCGCATCCTCGACGGCCGGCTGCCCCCGGTCATCCCCGACACGGCCGCGGAACCCGAGGCCATGGCCCTGGCCATCACCCGGGCCCTTCCGATCGGGTCCTACGTCGGGGTGCCGGTGGTGCTGCCAGGCGGGCGGCTGTACGGCACGCTGTGCGCGCTGTCACCGATGCCGGACGCCTCGCTCTCCCAGCGCGACGCGGACGCCCTCAC from Mycobacteriales bacterium carries:
- a CDS encoding adenylate/guanylate cyclase domain-containing protein, translating into MARRFVLVMSVSMFGANTLGALVVFVYLTFVLPDAMSADLELVNSIVAASYLVFSLVVGTVGSVVLQRRILRWFRKAHVLDDEDRRTTLRLPARCVRLYGVLWGVAVVVFVSINLGNDVNRALDIASTIGFGGLTTCALAYLLAERAVRPLVAEAMRDQVEPPPVVLGVRRRILLSWALGTAVPVSGIVIGVLDPADDGGLDPPAVLFLCVVALGVGLLAMLVAARSVSDPVQSVTRALAAVAAGDLSVRVDVDDVSEVGQLQSGVNAMVLGLQERDRLQDLFGRQVGRDVARLALERGVDLRGERREVAVLFVDVVGSTALAARSDPEDVVSALNLFFGVVVDAVQAEGGWVNKFEGDAALCVFGAPVGLDDPWTAVLRAGRALAARLEPLPLEAAVGISGGTVVAGHIGASSRFEYTVIGDPVNAAARLTELAKQEPGRILADGAVVGRAEAGEAERWLPGERVVLRGRTASTVLHAPLDPQHQGP
- a CDS encoding EAL domain-containing protein — its product is MSPDSSAGPAFSRAARQVLAHLREQLDLEVAFVSRKVGDTWLLLQVDDDAFGLTEGLSIPWSDSLCSRVASGEAPTVAPDVSAVPVYATAAAHLGLSLGAIVSVPMRDDHGELLGTLCAGSPRARGPELAAQERHVSLLAALLGSLLSSEVGSLREDRRLLLSAAAPDPVTSALPRAVWDRALSAEEARCATYGLPCSLVVVDLAGLSEVNATLGHEAGDAVLRAAAQVLRDSSRAEDLLARISGDQLGLLLVECDRPQAEARVRQLRAALDAVGVRAAVGSATRRDDLMSAWHRADEKVRASKGDPAARLPLDGAAWEVPTHDDPVLSELLDLARRQVGADIAFLGAFTQGARVMRAISSEHPLPIGPGAVEDLDVTLCQRILDGRLPPVIPDTAAEPEAMALAITRALPIGSYVGVPVVLPGGRLYGTLCALSPMPDASLSQRDADALTAIAQSMARVLTHEETSRLARRSVLRRLDTALAGDATTMVFQPVLDLNGRVVGSEALARFQLEPVRGADQWFADAASVGLTVELELATARQALAALSRLPGWLALNFSATTLCTPALQAALADVDVSRLVLEVSEHEEIADYDALLRALAPLRLRGARVAVDDAGAGYASLRHVVRLEPEVLKLDISLVRGIDTAPNQLALATALTTFAHEIGSTVIAEGVETAAELATLSEVGVGLVQGWYLGRGVPLKEFLRRWSVPGPRARVRTSGLAVS